The proteins below come from a single Ictalurus punctatus breed USDA103 chromosome 24, Coco_2.0, whole genome shotgun sequence genomic window:
- the micall2a gene encoding MICAL-like protein 2a isoform X2, whose product MAAIKALQQWCKVQCDGYRDVDIINMTTSFRDGLAFCALIHKFRPDLINFESLSKDNVYDNNCLAFRVAEDHLGIPALLDAEDMVALHVPDRLSILTYVSQYYNYFNGRSPTGGVGGVKRPAEDSKEEPSEKKNLPVTAKTYSPKTHPVSPPVSSSAAQNRPPSHFVQNSSSNKHVSSTQTQQCAMKKQSKNIKMASPSTDSASTVKTPSRNAEKTVLVESSNKTGTLNSKCAVCRSHVHLVQRHLVDGRLYHRSCFKCCECSATLKSGAYTSGQQSGTLCCSSSRCTRIGLKSSPKHSVSDMIELKPESGSGLSPRQHSSVLTSPLKLVPRSVQPTPTPEPWTASARRTQAARQRFFLSTSEASTTQNIIVPKSEEEKEQVQTLISQKLAEGNCNNNNKAYSCGLGPDNTSVEVLSSDQERCGSSTEAKAGHFCVSSNTSSMESLWLSGINKEHTRPPSSSLFIARAKDVGSCEGPKLKMASTEPGLKEKKGEVSYSGLLNGCPFSRTFFEDNGVTPEENKIVCSDNQPSHQYTSVPGFQTTNIAHVADFYMHKSPATGSTVSGCISGNYKSCPSLQPLVDHSISLRPAAIQPRCSDSAEHAENGSAPFENRTKPLGIKSRHIPIEQITKELQEIENSLSDLEKAGIDLERKLRSCEEEGSGDILVDPLMVDWFNLIRKKQSYIRRESELMYIAKTQDLEEQQPGVEGELRRLINKPEHLKSTSERNRESDLMKRLVEIVNDRNAIVDGLEEDRRREEEEDQQLNEMMHRLDLRKLKSRRKASFSKLFRRRSKNEGRKEE is encoded by the exons ATGGCGGCCATCAAGGCGCTGCAGCAGTGGTGTAAAGTCCAGTGTGATGGCTACAGAGATGTGGATATAATCAACATGACCACCTCATTCAGAGACGGACTGGCTTTCTGTGCTCTCATCCACAAATTCAGACCGGACCTCAT AAACTTTGAGTCCCTGAGTAAGGACAATGTGTATGACAACAACTGCTTG GCGTTTCGTGTGGCTGAGGATCATCTGGGGATTCCAGCTCTCCTGGATGCAGAGGACATGGTGGCTCTTCACGTCCCAGACCGACTCAGCATTCTCACTTACGTCTCGCAGTACTACAACTACTTCAACGGTCGTTCACCCA CGGGAGGAGTCGGAGGTGTCAAACGGCCTGCAGAGGACTCAAAAGAGGAGCCATCAGAAAAGAAGAATCTCCCTGTCACTGCCAAAACCTACAGCCCAAAGACACATCCGGTGTCTCCTCCCGTCTCCTCCAGTGCTGCTCAAAATCGTCCACCATCGCATTTCGTACAGAACAGTAGCTCAAACAAACATGTCTCAAGCACTCAGACACAGCAGTGTGCCATGAAAAAACAATCCAAAAACATCAAAATGGCCTCTCCAAGCACTGATTCAGCATCCACAGTGAAGACCCCAAGCAGGAATGCTGAAAAG ACTGTTTTAGTCGAGAGCTCCAATAAAACCGGCACGCTGAACAGTAAGTGCGCAGTGTGCAGGAGTCACGTTCACTTGGTTCAGAGACACCTAGTGGATGGGAGACTATACCACAGGAGCTGCTTCAA GTGCTGTGAATGTTCAGCTACTTTAAAATCTGGGGCATATACATCTGGCCAACAGTCTGGCACATTGTGCTGCTCTTCATCCCGCTGTACTCGGATTGGCCTCAAGTCTTCACCTAAGCATAGCGTGTCAGATATGATCGAACTCAAACCTGAGAGTGGAAGTGGGCTATCGCCTCGGCAGCATTCCTCCGTTCTGACCAGCCCTCTTAAACTTGTTCCCAGATCAGTTCAGCCAACTCCAACCCCAGAGCCATGGACTGCTTCAGCACGAAGGACTCAAGCTGCCAGGCAGAGGTTTTTCCTTTCCACATCAGAGGCCTCTACTACCCAGAATATCATTGTACCAAAGtctgaagaagagaaggagcagGTGCAGACATTGATCTCTCAGAAATTGGCTGAAGGAAACtgcaacaataataacaaagcTTATAGCTGTGGGCTCGGTCCAGACAACAC ATCTGTTGAAGTCCTCAGCTCAGATCAGGAGAGATGTGGCTCAAGCACTGAAGCTAAAGCTGGCCATTTCTGCGTTTCTTCCAACACCAGCAGCATGGAGTCCCTGTGGCTGAGTGGCATAAACAAAGAGCACACTAGACCTCCCTCCTCTTCCCTCTTCATCGCCAGAG CCAAAGATGTGGGGAGCTGTGAAGGCCCAAAGCTGAAGATGGCTTCAACTGAACCAGGACTAAA agaaaaaaaaggtgaagTCTCTTATAGCGGCTTACTAAATGGCTGTCCTTTCTCCAGAACATTCTTTGAGGATAATGGCGTGACtcctgaagaaaacaaaatcGTCTGCAGCGATAACCAGCCGAGTCACCAGTACACTTCTGTGCCAGGCTTCCAAACCACAAACATTGCTCATGTTGCTGATTTTTACATGCATAAATCTCCAGCCACAGGCTCTACTGTCTCAG GTTGTATATCAGGAAATTACAAATCCTGCCCATCCCTCCAGCCTCTAGTGGATCACAGTATCTCCTTGAGACCTGCTGCTATACAGCCAAGATGTTCTGACTCTGCAGAACATG CTGAAAATGGAAGTGCGCCATTCGAGAACAGAACTAAGCCACTCGGA ATCAAGTCTCGCCACATCCCGATTGAGCAGATCACTAAGGAGCTGCAAGAAATTGAGAACAGCCTGAGTGATTTGGAGAAAGCGGGAATTGACCTGGAGAGAAAGCTCCGCAGCTGTGAGGAAG AGGGTAGCGGGGACATCTTGGTGGATCCGTTGATGGTGGACTGGTTCAACCTGATTCGGAAGAAGCAGAGTTACATACGGAGGGAATCTGAGCTCATGTACAT AGCGAAAACTCAAGATTTAGAGGAGCAGCAGCCAGGAGTGGAAGGAGAGCTCAGGAGACTGATTAATAAACCAG AGCATCTGAAAAGCACTTCCGAAAGGAACAGAGAGTCTGATCTAATGAAGAGGCTGGTGGAGATCGTTAATGACAGGAATGCCATCGTGGACGGTCTGGAGGAAGACCGACGGAG ggaggaagaagaggatCAGCAGCTGAACGAGATGATGCACAGGCTCG ATCTGCGCAAACTAAAAAGCAGGAGAAAGGCGTCCTTCTCGAAGCTGTTCAGACGCAGAAGTAAAaacgaaggaaggaaggaagaatga
- the micall2a gene encoding MICAL-like protein 2a isoform X4 gives MCMTTTAWSSCHAGGCGALYNLMSLVQVNPKQYTSPVLFSRSWRVRRKCVIQYPLTVQSLNSVENKAFRVAEDHLGIPALLDAEDMVALHVPDRLSILTYVSQYYNYFNGRSPTGGVGGVKRPAEDSKEEPSEKKNLPVTAKTYSPKTHPVSPPVSSSAAQNRPPSHFVQNSSSNKHVSSTQTQQCAMKKQSKNIKMASPSTDSASTVKTPSRNAEKTVLVESSNKTGTLNSKCAVCRSHVHLVQRHLVDGRLYHRSCFKCCECSATLKSGAYTSGQQSGTLCCSSSRCTRIGLKSSPKHSVSDMIELKPESGSGLSPRQHSSVLTSPLKLVPRSVQPTPTPEPWTASARRTQAARQRFFLSTSEASTTQNIIVPKSEEEKEQVQTLISQKLAEGNCNNNNKAYSCGLGPDNTSVEVLSSDQERCGSSTEAKAGHFCVSSNTSSMESLWLSGINKEHTRPPSSSLFIARAKDVGSCEGPKLKMASTEPGLKEKKGEVSYSGLLNGCPFSRTFFEDNGVTPEENKIVCSDNQPSHQYTSVPGFQTTNIAHVADFYMHKSPATGSTVSGCISGNYKSCPSLQPLVDHSISLRPAAIQPRCSDSAEHAENGSAPFENRTKPLGIKSRHIPIEQITKELQEIENSLSDLEKAGIDLERKLRSCEEEGSGDILVDPLMVDWFNLIRKKQSYIRRESELMYIAKTQDLEEQQPGVEGELRRLINKPEHLKSTSERNRESDLMKRLVEIVNDRNAIVDGLEEDRRRSAVRNHTPLWRKKRISS, from the exons ATGTGTATGACAACAACTGCTTG GAGCAGCTGCCATGCGGGAGGATGTGGAGCCCTGTATAATTTAATGAGCCTTGTCCAGGTCAATCCCAAACAATACACCTCCCCGGTCCTCTTCTCCAGGTCCTGGCGTGTGCGCAGGAAATGTGTTATTCAGTATCCACTCACTGTCCAGAGCCTGAACAGTGTCGAGAATAAA GCGTTTCGTGTGGCTGAGGATCATCTGGGGATTCCAGCTCTCCTGGATGCAGAGGACATGGTGGCTCTTCACGTCCCAGACCGACTCAGCATTCTCACTTACGTCTCGCAGTACTACAACTACTTCAACGGTCGTTCACCCA CGGGAGGAGTCGGAGGTGTCAAACGGCCTGCAGAGGACTCAAAAGAGGAGCCATCAGAAAAGAAGAATCTCCCTGTCACTGCCAAAACCTACAGCCCAAAGACACATCCGGTGTCTCCTCCCGTCTCCTCCAGTGCTGCTCAAAATCGTCCACCATCGCATTTCGTACAGAACAGTAGCTCAAACAAACATGTCTCAAGCACTCAGACACAGCAGTGTGCCATGAAAAAACAATCCAAAAACATCAAAATGGCCTCTCCAAGCACTGATTCAGCATCCACAGTGAAGACCCCAAGCAGGAATGCTGAAAAG ACTGTTTTAGTCGAGAGCTCCAATAAAACCGGCACGCTGAACAGTAAGTGCGCAGTGTGCAGGAGTCACGTTCACTTGGTTCAGAGACACCTAGTGGATGGGAGACTATACCACAGGAGCTGCTTCAA GTGCTGTGAATGTTCAGCTACTTTAAAATCTGGGGCATATACATCTGGCCAACAGTCTGGCACATTGTGCTGCTCTTCATCCCGCTGTACTCGGATTGGCCTCAAGTCTTCACCTAAGCATAGCGTGTCAGATATGATCGAACTCAAACCTGAGAGTGGAAGTGGGCTATCGCCTCGGCAGCATTCCTCCGTTCTGACCAGCCCTCTTAAACTTGTTCCCAGATCAGTTCAGCCAACTCCAACCCCAGAGCCATGGACTGCTTCAGCACGAAGGACTCAAGCTGCCAGGCAGAGGTTTTTCCTTTCCACATCAGAGGCCTCTACTACCCAGAATATCATTGTACCAAAGtctgaagaagagaaggagcagGTGCAGACATTGATCTCTCAGAAATTGGCTGAAGGAAACtgcaacaataataacaaagcTTATAGCTGTGGGCTCGGTCCAGACAACAC ATCTGTTGAAGTCCTCAGCTCAGATCAGGAGAGATGTGGCTCAAGCACTGAAGCTAAAGCTGGCCATTTCTGCGTTTCTTCCAACACCAGCAGCATGGAGTCCCTGTGGCTGAGTGGCATAAACAAAGAGCACACTAGACCTCCCTCCTCTTCCCTCTTCATCGCCAGAG CCAAAGATGTGGGGAGCTGTGAAGGCCCAAAGCTGAAGATGGCTTCAACTGAACCAGGACTAAA agaaaaaaaaggtgaagTCTCTTATAGCGGCTTACTAAATGGCTGTCCTTTCTCCAGAACATTCTTTGAGGATAATGGCGTGACtcctgaagaaaacaaaatcGTCTGCAGCGATAACCAGCCGAGTCACCAGTACACTTCTGTGCCAGGCTTCCAAACCACAAACATTGCTCATGTTGCTGATTTTTACATGCATAAATCTCCAGCCACAGGCTCTACTGTCTCAG GTTGTATATCAGGAAATTACAAATCCTGCCCATCCCTCCAGCCTCTAGTGGATCACAGTATCTCCTTGAGACCTGCTGCTATACAGCCAAGATGTTCTGACTCTGCAGAACATG CTGAAAATGGAAGTGCGCCATTCGAGAACAGAACTAAGCCACTCGGA ATCAAGTCTCGCCACATCCCGATTGAGCAGATCACTAAGGAGCTGCAAGAAATTGAGAACAGCCTGAGTGATTTGGAGAAAGCGGGAATTGACCTGGAGAGAAAGCTCCGCAGCTGTGAGGAAG AGGGTAGCGGGGACATCTTGGTGGATCCGTTGATGGTGGACTGGTTCAACCTGATTCGGAAGAAGCAGAGTTACATACGGAGGGAATCTGAGCTCATGTACAT AGCGAAAACTCAAGATTTAGAGGAGCAGCAGCCAGGAGTGGAAGGAGAGCTCAGGAGACTGATTAATAAACCAG AGCATCTGAAAAGCACTTCCGAAAGGAACAGAGAGTCTGATCTAATGAAGAGGCTGGTGGAGATCGTTAATGACAGGAATGCCATCGTGGACGGTCTGGAGGAAGACCGACGGAGGTCAGCTGTTCGTAACCACACCCCTTTAT ggaggaagaagaggatCAGCAGCTGA
- the micall2a gene encoding MICAL-like protein 2a isoform X1 → MCMTTTAWSSCHAGGCGALYNLMSLVQVNPKQYTSPVLFSRSWRVRRKCVIQYPLTVQSLNSVENKAFRVAEDHLGIPALLDAEDMVALHVPDRLSILTYVSQYYNYFNGRSPTGGVGGVKRPAEDSKEEPSEKKNLPVTAKTYSPKTHPVSPPVSSSAAQNRPPSHFVQNSSSNKHVSSTQTQQCAMKKQSKNIKMASPSTDSASTVKTPSRNAEKTVLVESSNKTGTLNSKCAVCRSHVHLVQRHLVDGRLYHRSCFKCCECSATLKSGAYTSGQQSGTLCCSSSRCTRIGLKSSPKHSVSDMIELKPESGSGLSPRQHSSVLTSPLKLVPRSVQPTPTPEPWTASARRTQAARQRFFLSTSEASTTQNIIVPKSEEEKEQVQTLISQKLAEGNCNNNNKAYSCGLGPDNTSVEVLSSDQERCGSSTEAKAGHFCVSSNTSSMESLWLSGINKEHTRPPSSSLFIARAKDVGSCEGPKLKMASTEPGLKEKKGEVSYSGLLNGCPFSRTFFEDNGVTPEENKIVCSDNQPSHQYTSVPGFQTTNIAHVADFYMHKSPATGSTVSGCISGNYKSCPSLQPLVDHSISLRPAAIQPRCSDSAEHAENGSAPFENRTKPLGIKSRHIPIEQITKELQEIENSLSDLEKAGIDLERKLRSCEEEGSGDILVDPLMVDWFNLIRKKQSYIRRESELMYIAKTQDLEEQQPGVEGELRRLINKPEHLKSTSERNRESDLMKRLVEIVNDRNAIVDGLEEDRRREEEEDQQLNEMMHRLDLRKLKSRRKASFSKLFRRRSKNEGRKEE, encoded by the exons ATGTGTATGACAACAACTGCTTG GAGCAGCTGCCATGCGGGAGGATGTGGAGCCCTGTATAATTTAATGAGCCTTGTCCAGGTCAATCCCAAACAATACACCTCCCCGGTCCTCTTCTCCAGGTCCTGGCGTGTGCGCAGGAAATGTGTTATTCAGTATCCACTCACTGTCCAGAGCCTGAACAGTGTCGAGAATAAA GCGTTTCGTGTGGCTGAGGATCATCTGGGGATTCCAGCTCTCCTGGATGCAGAGGACATGGTGGCTCTTCACGTCCCAGACCGACTCAGCATTCTCACTTACGTCTCGCAGTACTACAACTACTTCAACGGTCGTTCACCCA CGGGAGGAGTCGGAGGTGTCAAACGGCCTGCAGAGGACTCAAAAGAGGAGCCATCAGAAAAGAAGAATCTCCCTGTCACTGCCAAAACCTACAGCCCAAAGACACATCCGGTGTCTCCTCCCGTCTCCTCCAGTGCTGCTCAAAATCGTCCACCATCGCATTTCGTACAGAACAGTAGCTCAAACAAACATGTCTCAAGCACTCAGACACAGCAGTGTGCCATGAAAAAACAATCCAAAAACATCAAAATGGCCTCTCCAAGCACTGATTCAGCATCCACAGTGAAGACCCCAAGCAGGAATGCTGAAAAG ACTGTTTTAGTCGAGAGCTCCAATAAAACCGGCACGCTGAACAGTAAGTGCGCAGTGTGCAGGAGTCACGTTCACTTGGTTCAGAGACACCTAGTGGATGGGAGACTATACCACAGGAGCTGCTTCAA GTGCTGTGAATGTTCAGCTACTTTAAAATCTGGGGCATATACATCTGGCCAACAGTCTGGCACATTGTGCTGCTCTTCATCCCGCTGTACTCGGATTGGCCTCAAGTCTTCACCTAAGCATAGCGTGTCAGATATGATCGAACTCAAACCTGAGAGTGGAAGTGGGCTATCGCCTCGGCAGCATTCCTCCGTTCTGACCAGCCCTCTTAAACTTGTTCCCAGATCAGTTCAGCCAACTCCAACCCCAGAGCCATGGACTGCTTCAGCACGAAGGACTCAAGCTGCCAGGCAGAGGTTTTTCCTTTCCACATCAGAGGCCTCTACTACCCAGAATATCATTGTACCAAAGtctgaagaagagaaggagcagGTGCAGACATTGATCTCTCAGAAATTGGCTGAAGGAAACtgcaacaataataacaaagcTTATAGCTGTGGGCTCGGTCCAGACAACAC ATCTGTTGAAGTCCTCAGCTCAGATCAGGAGAGATGTGGCTCAAGCACTGAAGCTAAAGCTGGCCATTTCTGCGTTTCTTCCAACACCAGCAGCATGGAGTCCCTGTGGCTGAGTGGCATAAACAAAGAGCACACTAGACCTCCCTCCTCTTCCCTCTTCATCGCCAGAG CCAAAGATGTGGGGAGCTGTGAAGGCCCAAAGCTGAAGATGGCTTCAACTGAACCAGGACTAAA agaaaaaaaaggtgaagTCTCTTATAGCGGCTTACTAAATGGCTGTCCTTTCTCCAGAACATTCTTTGAGGATAATGGCGTGACtcctgaagaaaacaaaatcGTCTGCAGCGATAACCAGCCGAGTCACCAGTACACTTCTGTGCCAGGCTTCCAAACCACAAACATTGCTCATGTTGCTGATTTTTACATGCATAAATCTCCAGCCACAGGCTCTACTGTCTCAG GTTGTATATCAGGAAATTACAAATCCTGCCCATCCCTCCAGCCTCTAGTGGATCACAGTATCTCCTTGAGACCTGCTGCTATACAGCCAAGATGTTCTGACTCTGCAGAACATG CTGAAAATGGAAGTGCGCCATTCGAGAACAGAACTAAGCCACTCGGA ATCAAGTCTCGCCACATCCCGATTGAGCAGATCACTAAGGAGCTGCAAGAAATTGAGAACAGCCTGAGTGATTTGGAGAAAGCGGGAATTGACCTGGAGAGAAAGCTCCGCAGCTGTGAGGAAG AGGGTAGCGGGGACATCTTGGTGGATCCGTTGATGGTGGACTGGTTCAACCTGATTCGGAAGAAGCAGAGTTACATACGGAGGGAATCTGAGCTCATGTACAT AGCGAAAACTCAAGATTTAGAGGAGCAGCAGCCAGGAGTGGAAGGAGAGCTCAGGAGACTGATTAATAAACCAG AGCATCTGAAAAGCACTTCCGAAAGGAACAGAGAGTCTGATCTAATGAAGAGGCTGGTGGAGATCGTTAATGACAGGAATGCCATCGTGGACGGTCTGGAGGAAGACCGACGGAG ggaggaagaagaggatCAGCAGCTGAACGAGATGATGCACAGGCTCG ATCTGCGCAAACTAAAAAGCAGGAGAAAGGCGTCCTTCTCGAAGCTGTTCAGACGCAGAAGTAAAaacgaaggaaggaaggaagaatga
- the micall2a gene encoding MICAL-like protein 2a isoform X3 gives MCMTTTAWSSCHAGGCGALYNLMSLVQVNPKQYTSPVLFSRSWRVRRKCVIQYPLTVQSLNSVENKAFRVAEDHLGIPALLDAEDMVALHVPDRLSILTYVSQYYNYFNGRSPTGGVGGVKRPAEDSKEEPSEKKNLPVTAKTYSPKTHPVSPPVSSSAAQNRPPSHFVQNSSSNKHVSSTQTQQCAMKKQSKNIKMASPSTDSASTVKTPSRNAEKTVLVESSNKTGTLNSKCAVCRSHVHLVQRHLVDGRLYHRSCFKCCECSATLKSGAYTSGQQSGTLCCSSSRCTRIGLKSSPKHSVSDMIELKPESGSGLSPRQHSSVLTSPLKLVPRSVQPTPTPEPWTASARRTQAARQRFFLSTSEASTTQNIIVPKSEEEKEQVQTLISQKLAEGNCNNNNKAYSCGLGPDNTSVEVLSSDQERCGSSTEAKAGHFCVSSNTSSMESLWLSGINKEHTRPPSSSLFIARAKDVGSCEGPKLKMASTEPGLKTFFEDNGVTPEENKIVCSDNQPSHQYTSVPGFQTTNIAHVADFYMHKSPATGSTVSGCISGNYKSCPSLQPLVDHSISLRPAAIQPRCSDSAEHAENGSAPFENRTKPLGIKSRHIPIEQITKELQEIENSLSDLEKAGIDLERKLRSCEEEGSGDILVDPLMVDWFNLIRKKQSYIRRESELMYIAKTQDLEEQQPGVEGELRRLINKPEHLKSTSERNRESDLMKRLVEIVNDRNAIVDGLEEDRRREEEEDQQLNEMMHRLDLRKLKSRRKASFSKLFRRRSKNEGRKEE, from the exons ATGTGTATGACAACAACTGCTTG GAGCAGCTGCCATGCGGGAGGATGTGGAGCCCTGTATAATTTAATGAGCCTTGTCCAGGTCAATCCCAAACAATACACCTCCCCGGTCCTCTTCTCCAGGTCCTGGCGTGTGCGCAGGAAATGTGTTATTCAGTATCCACTCACTGTCCAGAGCCTGAACAGTGTCGAGAATAAA GCGTTTCGTGTGGCTGAGGATCATCTGGGGATTCCAGCTCTCCTGGATGCAGAGGACATGGTGGCTCTTCACGTCCCAGACCGACTCAGCATTCTCACTTACGTCTCGCAGTACTACAACTACTTCAACGGTCGTTCACCCA CGGGAGGAGTCGGAGGTGTCAAACGGCCTGCAGAGGACTCAAAAGAGGAGCCATCAGAAAAGAAGAATCTCCCTGTCACTGCCAAAACCTACAGCCCAAAGACACATCCGGTGTCTCCTCCCGTCTCCTCCAGTGCTGCTCAAAATCGTCCACCATCGCATTTCGTACAGAACAGTAGCTCAAACAAACATGTCTCAAGCACTCAGACACAGCAGTGTGCCATGAAAAAACAATCCAAAAACATCAAAATGGCCTCTCCAAGCACTGATTCAGCATCCACAGTGAAGACCCCAAGCAGGAATGCTGAAAAG ACTGTTTTAGTCGAGAGCTCCAATAAAACCGGCACGCTGAACAGTAAGTGCGCAGTGTGCAGGAGTCACGTTCACTTGGTTCAGAGACACCTAGTGGATGGGAGACTATACCACAGGAGCTGCTTCAA GTGCTGTGAATGTTCAGCTACTTTAAAATCTGGGGCATATACATCTGGCCAACAGTCTGGCACATTGTGCTGCTCTTCATCCCGCTGTACTCGGATTGGCCTCAAGTCTTCACCTAAGCATAGCGTGTCAGATATGATCGAACTCAAACCTGAGAGTGGAAGTGGGCTATCGCCTCGGCAGCATTCCTCCGTTCTGACCAGCCCTCTTAAACTTGTTCCCAGATCAGTTCAGCCAACTCCAACCCCAGAGCCATGGACTGCTTCAGCACGAAGGACTCAAGCTGCCAGGCAGAGGTTTTTCCTTTCCACATCAGAGGCCTCTACTACCCAGAATATCATTGTACCAAAGtctgaagaagagaaggagcagGTGCAGACATTGATCTCTCAGAAATTGGCTGAAGGAAACtgcaacaataataacaaagcTTATAGCTGTGGGCTCGGTCCAGACAACAC ATCTGTTGAAGTCCTCAGCTCAGATCAGGAGAGATGTGGCTCAAGCACTGAAGCTAAAGCTGGCCATTTCTGCGTTTCTTCCAACACCAGCAGCATGGAGTCCCTGTGGCTGAGTGGCATAAACAAAGAGCACACTAGACCTCCCTCCTCTTCCCTCTTCATCGCCAGAG CCAAAGATGTGGGGAGCTGTGAAGGCCCAAAGCTGAAGATGGCTTCAACTGAACCAGGACTAAA AACATTCTTTGAGGATAATGGCGTGACtcctgaagaaaacaaaatcGTCTGCAGCGATAACCAGCCGAGTCACCAGTACACTTCTGTGCCAGGCTTCCAAACCACAAACATTGCTCATGTTGCTGATTTTTACATGCATAAATCTCCAGCCACAGGCTCTACTGTCTCAG GTTGTATATCAGGAAATTACAAATCCTGCCCATCCCTCCAGCCTCTAGTGGATCACAGTATCTCCTTGAGACCTGCTGCTATACAGCCAAGATGTTCTGACTCTGCAGAACATG CTGAAAATGGAAGTGCGCCATTCGAGAACAGAACTAAGCCACTCGGA ATCAAGTCTCGCCACATCCCGATTGAGCAGATCACTAAGGAGCTGCAAGAAATTGAGAACAGCCTGAGTGATTTGGAGAAAGCGGGAATTGACCTGGAGAGAAAGCTCCGCAGCTGTGAGGAAG AGGGTAGCGGGGACATCTTGGTGGATCCGTTGATGGTGGACTGGTTCAACCTGATTCGGAAGAAGCAGAGTTACATACGGAGGGAATCTGAGCTCATGTACAT AGCGAAAACTCAAGATTTAGAGGAGCAGCAGCCAGGAGTGGAAGGAGAGCTCAGGAGACTGATTAATAAACCAG AGCATCTGAAAAGCACTTCCGAAAGGAACAGAGAGTCTGATCTAATGAAGAGGCTGGTGGAGATCGTTAATGACAGGAATGCCATCGTGGACGGTCTGGAGGAAGACCGACGGAG ggaggaagaagaggatCAGCAGCTGAACGAGATGATGCACAGGCTCG ATCTGCGCAAACTAAAAAGCAGGAGAAAGGCGTCCTTCTCGAAGCTGTTCAGACGCAGAAGTAAAaacgaaggaaggaaggaagaatga